The genome window AAATCTCAGTTCCTGCTCGTCCCTGGGCGTTTTCGAGATCAGGTTGACCAGACCGGCAATCGCGCCGCCTCCGTATAATGTAGATGCGGCACCTTTGATCACCTCCACTTGTTTGAGATCCAGCGGTGGAATTTGCAGCAAGCCCAACCCGCTCGAAGCGCCCGAATAAAGCGGGAAGCCATCCTTCAAAATCTGTGTATACCGGCCGTCCAGGCCTTGGATACGAATGCTGGCGTTGGCGCTTGTGGCCGAAGTGGTCTGCACCTGAATGCCCGTGCTTTCGCTGAGCACCATGCGGATGTCGCCTGGTTTCATGTTTGCTTTTTCGTCCAGTTCTTCGCCGGCAATGAATTCCACGCGGGTAGGAATGTCGCGGATTGTGCGAGAGCTGCGGGTGGAGGAGATAGTGACTTCCTCCATTTCCTGGGTTTTGTCTGTTTGGTAAACAGACGTTGTATCGGTTTTATCTTGTGCCTGAATTCGGCCGGCATATAGCACAACCAGCACAAGCAAGAAAAATTTCTGCATTGTGAGATTTAAATCAAAGTAAAAAAAAAAGGATTGTTATTACTGATTTAAACCAGCTTGGGCGGCTGCCAGATGGCAATGGGGATTATTTCGAAATAGGGATCTTTGTAAAAAGCGGTTTGAAATGCAGCCCGAACATGCGATTGCAATGCAAAATAAGGCGTTGATAACACATTCAAAACCTGCCCGCAGCACGCACAAATGCAGAATGGTGAGCAATTTTCCGAGTGATTTTCGTGATCCTGCTGCGTGTTATTGTTGAAAGCCGTTTCATACCGGTCATCGTCCATGCATTCCACCTCGTCGCCGCAGGGAAGCAGCGCCAGCAGGAGCATATAGGCAGACAGCAGGATGGCCAGAAACTTCATTGAATGTGTTTTTTTTTGCCTAAATTTTCTTTCCCTGTATTCTGAAAGCGTTCAGGATCGCCAGCAAAGCTACGCCAACATCTGCAAAAACCGCTTCCCATAATGTTGCAATTCCTCCGGCGCCGAGGATCATCACGAGCACTTTGACGCCCATGGCGGCCGAAATGTTTTGATATACAATGCTTTTGGTAATCTTCCCGACTTTGATGGCGGAAGCAATTTTTACAGGCTGATCGTTCTGGATCACAATGTCGGCCGTCTCAATTGCCACATCTGAGCCCAAAGCGCCCATAGCAATGCCCACAACAGCCAGCGCAATCACAGGCGCATCATTCACGCCGTCGCCCGCAAAGG of Dyadobacter chenhuakuii contains these proteins:
- a CDS encoding DUF6660 family protein, which encodes MKFLAILLSAYMLLLALLPCGDEVECMDDDRYETAFNNNTQQDHENHSENCSPFCICACCGQVLNVLSTPYFALQSHVRAAFQTAFYKDPYFEIIPIAIWQPPKLV